DNA sequence from the Verrucomicrobiia bacterium genome:
CGGCGAAGCCTTGCCGCCGCCTCAGGGTGTCAAGGGCTATAAAACCCAATTCTTCCGCGCCGAACAATTCGTGGAAAAGCCGCACTTTGACAAAGCCCTCGAGTATGTCAACAGTGGCCGGTATCGCTGGAATGCCGGGATGTTCCTCTGGTCCTTTGTCACCATTACTGAGGGGTTGCAAAAGCACCAGCCCGAGATGTACGCCGCCTGCCAGCGCTGGTTCAAGCTTGCCGCAACCCCCGCAAAACTCAAAAGCGCCTTGGCCAAGGATTACCCTGGCCTTAAGAGAATCTCGATTGATTATGCGCTGATGGAGCACGCCCAGAATGTCGTCGTGGCCGACGGCGCCTTCGAGTGGGATGACCTTGGGTCATGGACTGCTCTGGGGCGGCATCTGAAAGCCGACCCGGAAGGCAATTGCGCCGTGGGCGAGTTCATCCATGTGGACGGCGCTCGAAACATCATCTTTGATGCGCGCAGCAAAGAGCGGCGCACCCCAATTGCCGTAGTCGGTTTGCGGGATTCAATCCTGGTCCAGACCGATGACGCCACGCTCCTGGCGCACAAGACCCAAGCTCAAAAGGTGAAAGAATTGGTCAAGAAACTGGCCCAGGACCCGAAGCTGAAGAAATTGGTATAGGGGCATGGCCCACGATTTCCTTCAGCAACGCTTCCGCATCGCGGAAATCCGGGATGACCACATCGGCTCCGACTCCTAAGAGGCGGCGATATTTCCATTCATCGAACCTGCCAGAGCCATTGTGGGCTTCATCGCTGGCAACGGCGATGGCCAGGCCCCCGGCTTCTTTTGTGTTTTGGATTTCAACATACCCATCGCCAAAGGAAACCAATTGACCCCCATCGATTTGGTTATCGCGTAAAATGCGCCGAATGACCTTTTGTTTCGAGAATTGCTTGTAATCATCCAGCGCGCCGTAGATGTGCGGTCCAAAGAAAGGCCCCAGGCCCAGCAGCTCAGCCTCTTGTTTCACAAATATCTCATCGGTGCCGCTGGCCAGATAAAGATGAAATCCGCCGCGCCGGAGCAGTTCCAAAAAGGGACCGGCTCCATAAACCAGCAGATCGTCCGGTTTAATCGCACCGTTGCGCAGGCCCTCGAGCCGGTGGCGAATCCGCTCGTCCAACCGGCGAAGGTATTCGTGCTTGTACCAAAGGGGGTCCCGCGGCGCGCCGCCCCGCTCTTTAATCCGCTCGGCCAATTGGATCATCTGGTAGATGGTTTGCTTGCCGTTGAGGCGCATGATATCCTCGTTGCAAAGCCGGCGGCGAGCCTGCTCGCTCTCGCCTGGGATTGCCGGCAGAAACTCAGCAAACATCGGCGCCATTACCTCGGGCCAACCCTCGCGGATCAAAGAGAGAGTGCCATCGAAATCAAACAGGATGTGGCTGATGCAAGGCCTTGGGGCAAAGCCCGAGCTGAACTCGACCCTGCCGCCAAATTGGTTCGTGGTTTGATAAGGTTGTGTCGTAATGTGGCGATGTTCCGGCAAGGGGCTTGCCGGGGCAACCGGAAAGTGTTTGCGCGCATCATGAGGGCCATTTATTCATACCGCGATGCGCAACGTCTTTCCAGATATCAGTAATCCCAAGGGCCCATCCTGATGAGAGATTATCCGAAACCACTGGATTTAATGAAGGTGAAGGTTTATCCGCTGGCAACACGCCGGAGCCTGAGCTCAATAGCCGACGTGCTTGTCAATCCGGACGGCGCGCTGCGGGCCTGTCCGGCTGAAGTACTTGATACCATCCAGGAGTGCGCGAGCCGGGTCCTCACCGCGCGAGCCGTGGGCGCCAGTGTGATGCTCCTTTACGGCGCGCATCTCATCAAGAATGGGGCCATGCAGATCGTCAATCGGCTCATCGAGGGGGGTTGGGTCACTCACCTGGCCACCAACGGGGCCGGAACAATTCACGATTGGGAATTGGCTTTTCAAGGACGAACGGAGGAAAACGTGCGCCAAAACGTCGCGACAGGTTCATTTGGGACTTGGGACGAAACGGGGCGCTGCATCCACCTCGCTCTGTTAGTTGGGGGGTTGCGCGAAGAGGGTTATGGACGCAGCCTGGGCCGCTTTATTGTCGAGGATGGCGTTACCCTGCCAACGATCGAATCGCTCGCTGCGATTTTGCGTGCCGAGCCATCGCATCCGCTGGCCCCTGCTCGCGCTGAGCTGCTCCAGGCCATGCTCACCCATCATTTGCCTGCGGGACGGATCGAGGTGAAGCATCCCTGGAAGGAGAACTCAATCCTTGCGCGGGCTTTTTCCACGAATGACCCGCTCACGGCGCATCCGGGAATTGGTTACGACATTTTTTCCACACACCCCATGTTCAATGGCGCAGCTATTGGCCGCGCGGCGCAAACCGACTTCCTCCTCTTTGGCCAGGCCGTCGAAGGACTCGACAACGGCGTGGTGCTTTGCGTCGGCTCGGCCATCATGGCGCCGCAGGTCTTTGAAAAGAGCTTGAGCGTGGTCAATAATTTGCGGCTCCAGGCGGAGCGGCCCATCGTTCAGGGTCACACCATCTACGTGGTGGACATCCAGGACGGGGGTCGTTGGGATTGGTCCAAAGGCGAGCCGCCAAAGGATAATCCAGCTTATTATTTGCGCTTCTGTAAGAGCTTTTCCCGCATGGGCGGCGCGATGGTGTACAGCCAATGCGACAACGCCGCCTTTCTGCATCATCTGCTTCAGCGGCTGGAATCCAGCCCAACAAAGTGAAACGTTGACCGGATGGACCTCGCGCGCTTTCATGCCATTACTGGAGTGTATCCGCGGTTGCGCGTTGGGGTCCTGGGGGATTTCTGCCTGGACCGCTACCTCGAGATTGATCCAACCCGAGAGGAGGTTTCAATCGAGACGGGTCTGCCAGTTCATAATGTGGTGAATGTGCGGGCGCAGCCTGGCGGGGCTGGAACGATCCTGAACAACCTGGTGGCGCAGGGTATCGGGACGATACACCCCATTGGGTTTGCCGGGGATGACGGCGAGGGGTTCGAGTTGCGGCGCGCGCTCGAAAGCAGGCCCGGGGTGCGGCTCGATTTCTTCATCAAAACCAACCAACGCCGCACCTTCACGTATTGCAAACCCCTGGTGGTTGCCGCAGGCAAAGCGCCTGTGGAATTGAACCGCCTCGATTCAAAGAATTGGACGCCTACGCCCCCGGCCATCGAGGAGGAATTGGCCAGGCGGTTGCTCGGACTGAGCGGTTCCATCGATGCCCTCATCGTTTTGGACCAGGTCGATCTCCCGCAAACGGGGGTGGTGACGACACGAGTGCTCAAGGCGCTCGATGAGTTTGCGGCAAAAAACCCCGGCCTTCCGGTGCTTGCGGACGGCCGCCGCGGGTTGGCCGGATTCCCGCCGGTTATCTTCAAAATGAATGCGGAGGAATTACAGAGAAGTCGTGTGCTACAACCGGAAGGACCGCGGGATGGACTACACGCAGAGGGAGCCCTCTGCCCTCCCGCTGCGACGGCGCGACAGCGCGGCGAGTCGGAAGGGGAGGGGGAGGAACTTCGGCGGCTTGGGGTGAGCGCGTTTGATGACATTAAACAAACCGCGCTGGCTCTCGCCAGAAAGAACCAACGCCCGGTTTTTATTACCTTATCCGAACGCGGCATTCTTGGGGCGGCGCCTGGAGGCAGGTTGGACCATGTCCCGGCCCTGGCGACTCGCGGGCCGATTGACATTGTAGGGGCGGGTGATGCCGTCTCTGCCAACCTGACAACGGCCCTGGCGGCTGGCGCGACTGTGAACGAAGCTATGGAACTGGCCAACGCGGCTGCCTCCATTGTCATTCACAAGCTCGGGACAACCGGGACGGCCAGTGTGGCTGAAATTGCCGAACTGGCGCGCTGAGTAGGTAATAAACCCCACTGCAATCTGGCCGGGGGGGACCGAGGTTATTCCAAACAAGGAGAAA
Encoded proteins:
- a CDS encoding sugar phosphate nucleotidyltransferase; this encodes MKGKINTTDRFAIIMAGGKGERFWPVSREKTPKQLLSLLGGGSFLQQAVERVLPIIPLRNVFVITNETQAPEARKQLPKLPKENVIAEPVGRDTTAAVTLGAALVGARSTTGVMAVLPADHVIPEQKKFQQVLSDAFDLAGRGQAIVTIGIQPTEPATGYGYIRVGEALPPPQGVKGYKTQFFRAEQFVEKPHFDKALEYVNSGRYRWNAGMFLWSFVTITEGLQKHQPEMYAACQRWFKLAATPAKLKSALAKDYPGLKRISIDYALMEHAQNVVVADGAFEWDDLGSWTALGRHLKADPEGNCAVGEFIHVDGARNIIFDARSKERRTPIAVVGLRDSILVQTDDATLLAHKTQAQKVKELVKKLAQDPKLKKLV
- a CDS encoding HAD family hydrolase: MPEHRHITTQPYQTTNQFGGRVEFSSGFAPRPCISHILFDFDGTLSLIREGWPEVMAPMFAEFLPAIPGESEQARRRLCNEDIMRLNGKQTIYQMIQLAERIKERGGAPRDPLWYKHEYLRRLDERIRHRLEGLRNGAIKPDDLLVYGAGPFLELLRRGGFHLYLASGTDEIFVKQEAELLGLGPFFGPHIYGALDDYKQFSKQKVIRRILRDNQIDGGQLVSFGDGYVEIQNTKEAGGLAIAVASDEAHNGSGRFDEWKYRRLLGVGADVVIPDFRDAEALLKEIVGHAPIPISSASGPGPVS
- a CDS encoding PfkB family carbohydrate kinase; the encoded protein is MDLARFHAITGVYPRLRVGVLGDFCLDRYLEIDPTREEVSIETGLPVHNVVNVRAQPGGAGTILNNLVAQGIGTIHPIGFAGDDGEGFELRRALESRPGVRLDFFIKTNQRRTFTYCKPLVVAAGKAPVELNRLDSKNWTPTPPAIEEELARRLLGLSGSIDALIVLDQVDLPQTGVVTTRVLKALDEFAAKNPGLPVLADGRRGLAGFPPVIFKMNAEELQRSRVLQPEGPRDGLHAEGALCPPAATARQRGESEGEGEELRRLGVSAFDDIKQTALALARKNQRPVFITLSERGILGAAPGGRLDHVPALATRGPIDIVGAGDAVSANLTTALAAGATVNEAMELANAAASIVIHKLGTTGTASVAEIAELAR